One window of the Melospiza georgiana isolate bMelGeo1 chromosome 14, bMelGeo1.pri, whole genome shotgun sequence genome contains the following:
- the MMP15 gene encoding matrix metalloproteinase-15, with the protein MAGGGGAPWRAGGRLPPLVVLLVLLAGAAGEEINAEAWLRLYGYLPQPSRRMSTMRSAQTFSAALAEMQKFYGITVTGVLDEETKAWMKRPRCGVPDQFGARMKSNMRRKRYALTGRRWSQSHLTFSIQNYTEKLGRYHSHEAVRRAFRVWEQATPLVFREVAYEDIRQKRKKEADIMVLFASGFHGDSSPFDGLGGFLAHAYFPGPGMGGDTHFDLDEPWTLENADVSGNNLFLVAVHELGHSLGLEHSSNPSAIMAPFYQWMDTENFQLPEDDLKGIQQLYGTADGHPQPTKPLPTVTPRRPGRPDQRPPKPPPPGKPDRPPKPGSPDRPDQYGPDICDGDFDTVAVLRGEMFVFKGRWFWRVRHNRVLDNYPMPIGHFWRGLPGDIDAAYERHDGRFVFFKGDRYWLFREANLEPGYPQPLVTYGQGIPYDSIDTAVWWEPTGHTFFFQGDRYWRFNEDTRSVDPGYPKPISVWVGIPPSPKGAFLSPDASSTYFYRGTKYWKFDNERLKTEPGYPKSILRDFMGCHTELVPDPNPRWPDVDRPPFNPDGDGGTEGEEEEEEDEDYNERDGQPGRDVDVVVQIDEYTRTMSVVMVLVLLVLLLCILGLIYVIVQMQRKGAPRMLLYCKRSLQEWV; encoded by the exons GGGCGGCGCCCCctggcgggcgggcgggcgcctCCCGCCGCTcgtggtgctgctggtgctgctggcgggggcggcgggcgagGAGATCAACGCCGAG GCATGGCTGCGGCTCTACGGGTACCTGCCGCAGCCCAGCCGCCGCATGTCCACCATGCGCTCGGCCCAGACCTTCTCCGCCGCGCTCGCCGAGATGCAGAAGTTCTACGGCATCACCGTCACCGGCGTCCTGGACGAGGAGACCAAGGC GTGGATGAAGCGTCCCCGCTGTGGGGTCCCGGATCAGTTTGGAGCACGGATGAAGTCCAACATGCGTCGGAAGCGGTACGCGCTGACAGGGCGGCGCTGGAGCCAGAGCCACCTCACCTTCAG CATCCAAAACTACACGGAGAAGCTGGGTCGGTACCACTCCCACGAGGCTGTCCGACGAGCTTTCCGCGTGTGGGAGCAAGCCACGCCGCTGGTGTTCCGGGAGGTGGCCTACGAGGACATCCggcagaagaggaagaaggaggcTGACATCATGGTGCTCTTTGCCTCTGGATTCCATGGAGACAGCTCTCCCTTTGATGGCCTTGGGGGATTTTTGGCTCATGCCTATTTTCCCGGCCCTGGCATGGGGGGGGACACGCATTTCGACTTGGATGAGCCCTGGACGCTGGAGAATGCAGATGTGTCTG GGAACAACCTTTTCCTGGTGGCCGTGCATGAGCTGGGGCACTCGCTGGGCCTGGAGCACTCCAGCAACCCCAGTGCTATCATGGCACCCTTCTACCAGTGGATGGACACAGAGAACTTCCAGCTGCCCGAGGATGACCTCAAGGGCATCCAGCAGCTCTACG GTACCGCAGATGGGCACCCTCAGCCCACCAAGCCTTTGCCCACCGTGACACCCCGGAGACCTGGCAGGCCAGACCAGAGACCCCCTAAACCTCCCCCTCCGGGGAAACCAGACCGACCCCCCAAACCTGGCAGCCCAGACCGACCTGACCAGTACGGCCCCGACATCTGCGATGGGGACTTCGACACGGTGGCGGTGCTGCGTGGGGAGATGTTTGTATTCAAG GGCCGGTGGTTCTGGAGGGTCCGGCACAACCGTGTGCTGGACAATTACCCCATGCCCATCGGACACTTCTGGCGGGGCCTCCCTGGGGACATTGATGCTGCCTACGAGAGGCATGACGGGAGATTTGTCTTCTTTAAAG GTGACCGGTACTGGCTCTTCCGAGAAGCCAACCTGGAGCCTGGGTACCCACAGCCCCTGGTCACCTACGGGCAGGGCATCCCCTACGACAGCATCGACACGGCCGTCTGGTGGGAACCCACGGGACACACCTTCTTCTTCCAAGGGGACAG ATACTGGCGCTTCAACGAGGACACGCGCTCGGTGGACCCTGGGTACCCAAAGCCCATCTCTGTCTGGGTGGGCATCCCTCCCTCGCCCAAGGGAGCCTTCCTCAGCCCGGACGCCT CCTCCACCTACTTCTACAGAGGCACAAAGTACTGGAAGTTTGACAATGAGCGTCTCAAGACAGAGCCAGGctatcccaaatccatcctaCGGGACTTCATGGGCTGTCACACAGAGCTGGTCCCAGACCCCAATCCCCGCTGGCCCGATGTGGACCGACCTCCCTTCAACCCTGATGGGGACGGGGGGACTgaaggtgaggaggaggaggaggaagatgaggattACAACGAGAGAGAtggccagccaggcagggacgTGGACGTGGTGGTGCAGATCGATGAGTACACACGCACCATGAGCGTGGTcatggtgctggtgctgctggtgctgctgctctgcatcctGGGCCTCATCTACGTCATCGTGCAGATGCAGAGGAAGGGCGCGCCCCGAATGCTCCTGTACTGCAAGCGCTCCTTGCAGGAGTGGGTCTGA